In the Setaria italica strain Yugu1 chromosome VI, Setaria_italica_v2.0, whole genome shotgun sequence genome, one interval contains:
- the LOC101765310 gene encoding zinc finger protein HD1: MSAAAGHGGGKEKGPGGACELCGAAARVYCCADEATLCWGCDAQVHGANFLVARHARTLLCRGCARPTPWRAAGPRLGPTASLCDRCVRRGGGGGPGGAGAAGAGGVGPDVEMGAAGSEDEDDDDEVVVEDEDEEEEGEGENQVVPWTEEADATPPPVASSTSSSSREAAANGANAAECAKEDVRCSTSPQPSLCQYSSPARHGGRSDEATSSRNGGRFLANRHRKRSPSDFLGSGSAQSGSGTPGRNCSNAGIGRNGFT; this comes from the exons atgtcggcggcggcggggcacggCGGAGGCAAGGAGAAGGGCCCCGGGGGCGCGTGCGAGCtctgcggcgcggcggcgcgggtgtaCTGCTGCGCCGACGAGGCCACGCTCTGCTGGGGCTGCGACGCGCAGGTGCACGGCGCCAACTTCCTCGTGGCGCGCCACGCGCGCACGCTCCTGTGCCGGGGATGCGCGCGGCCCACGCCGTGGCGCGCCGCGGGGCCGCGCCTCGGGCCCACGGCCTCCCTCTGCGACCGCTgcgtccgccgcggcggcggcggcggcccggggGGTGCGGGCGCCGCGGGCGCAGGGGGCGTGGGGCCCGACGTGGAGATGGGCGCCGCGGGCTCCGAGGacgaggatgacgacgacgaggtggTCGTCGAggacgaggatgaggaggaggaaggggagggggagaaCCAGGTCGTGCCATGGACGGAGGAGGCcgacgccacgccgccgcccgtcgccagcTCCACGTCCAGCAGCAGCCGGGAGGCTGCCGCCAACGGCGCTAATGCCGCTGAATGCGCAAAG GAGGACGTGCGGTGCTCGACGTCGCCGCAGCCGAGCTTGTGCCAGTACTCGTCGCCAGCGCGCCACGGCGGCCGGAGTGACGAGGCCACCTCCTCCCGGAACGGCGGCAGGTTCCTTGCTAACCGGCACAGGAAGAGATCGCCCTCGGATTTCCTGGGCTCAGGGTCGGCGCAGTCCGGGAGTGGCACGCCGGGCAGGAATTGCTCCAACGCGGGCATTGGCCGAAATGG ATTTACCTGA
- the LOC101765720 gene encoding diacylglycerol kinase 5 — protein MEGEAEIVVGSCSKPCGPLEEYHIPDYILKPDAQQVIVDHAPRCPVVVFINSRSGGQLGSSLIKTYRELLNEAQVFDLSEEAPDKVLHRLYVNLERLKMEGDILAVQIWRTLRLIVAGGDGTASWLLGVVSDLKLAHPPPVATVPLGTGNNLPFSFGWGKKNPSTDQEAVKSFLGLVKHAKEIKIDSWHIILRMRVPKEGPCDPIAPLELPHSLHAFHRVSSGDSLNMEGYHTFRGGFWNYFSMGMDAEVSYAFHSERKRNPEKFKNQLTNQGTYAKLGLKQGWFCASLSQSSSRNLAQLAKVKVMKRPGSHWEELQIHHSIRSIVCLNLPSFSGGLNPWGMPGTRRAADREFTAPFVDDGLIEVVGFRDAWHGLVLLAPNGHGTRIAQAHRIRFEFHKGVADHTFMRVDGEPWKQPLPTDDDTVVVEISHLGQVSMLANEPCRSKSVSDPSSLPLPAQDSHGDGKDPAEEEDEWEDGRRKFGAADTFRLPDEIDIAHLS, from the exons ATGGAAGGGGAGGCAGAAATCGTGGTTGGTTCTTGTTCTAAGCCATGTGGGCCCTTGGAGGAATACCACATTCCAGATTACATTCTGAAGCCTGATGCCCAACAAGTGATTGTCGATCATGCTCCCCGCTGTCCTGTAGTAGTGTTCATCAACTCAAGGTCCGGCGGCCAACTTGGAAGTAGTTTGATCAAAACATACCGTGAACTTCTCAATGAAGCACAG GTTTTTGACCTCTCAGAAGAGGCTCCAGATAAGGTCTTGCACCGATTGTATGTCAACCTTGAAAGGCTCAAGATGGAAGGAGACATTCTTGCTGTTCAAATTTGGAGGACGCTGAGGCTAATT GTTGCAGGCGGTGATGGTACAGCTAGCTGGCTACTTGGGGTGGTCAGTGACCTTAAGCTTGCCCACCCACCTCCAGTCGCGACTGTGCCTCTGGGAACCGGAAATAACCTTCCCTTTTCATTTGGATGG GGAAAGAAGAATCCTTCTACAGATCAAGAGGCTGTAAAATCGTTCCTTGGGCTAGTTAAGCATGCAAAAGAAATTAAGATTGATAG TTGGCACATCATTTTGAGAATGCGAGTTCCAAAAGAAGGTCCATGTGATCCTATTGCTCCATTAGAGTTGCCTCATTCATTGCATGCATTTCACCGTGTGTCAAGTGGCGACTCCCTCAATATG GAAGGTTACCACACATTCCGTGGAGGATTTTGGAATTATTTTAGTATGG GGATGGATGCGGAAGTGTCTTACGCATTTCACTCTGAAAGGAAGAGGAATCCAGAGAAGTTCAAGAACCAGCTGACGAATCAG GGTACATATGCTAAGCTTGGACTTAAACAAGGATGGTTTTGTGCTTCTCTAAGTCAGTCATCATCAAG GAACCTTGCTCAACTTGCAAAGGTAAAGGTCATGAAAAGACCTGGTAGCCACTGGGAGGAACTCCAGATTCATCACAG TATTCGGTCAATTGTCTGTCTGAACCTTCCTAGTTTTTCTGGAGGACTGAATCCTTGGGGCATGCCTGGCACAAGGAGAGCAGCAGAT AGGGAGTTCACTGCACCTTTTGTCGACGATGGACTTATTGAAGTTGTCGGCTTCCGTGATGCCTGGCATGGGCTGGTCCTGTTGGCCCCTAATGGACATGGTACTCGCATTGCGCAG GCTCATAGAATCCGTTTCGAGTTCCACAAAGGCGTGGCAGACCACACGTTCATGAGGGTCGACGGAGAGCCATGGAAGCAGCCCCTCCCGACGGACGATGACACGGTCGTCGTGGAGATCTCCCACCTCGGTCAGGTCAGCATGCTGGCGAACGAGCCCTGCAGGTCCAAGAGCGTCAGCGACCCGTCATCATTGCCATTGCCAGCCCAGGACAGCCATGGTGATGGCAAGGATCccgcggaggaggaagacgagtgGGAGGATGGTAGGAGGAAGTTTGGGGCCGCCGACACGTTCAGGCTTCCTGACGAGATCGACATTGCTCATCTTAGCTGA